The Amycolatopsis mongoliensis genome includes a window with the following:
- a CDS encoding GcvT family protein — protein sequence MTAPKVVIIGAGIVGANLADELTARGWADVTVLDQGPLPRTGGSTSHAPGLVFQTNASKSMTEFAKYTVSKFLELDCFLQVGGMEVATTPARWEDLKRKHGWATSWGVPGSLIDADECVRRWPLLDGSQVFGALHTPTDGLARAAKAVAVLADRATARGARFVGATKVTDVLQEGGRVTGVRTDQGDFPADIVVSCAGFWGREIGAMVGMDVPLLPLAHQYVKTGRVDELVGRNTEAVEASLPILRHQDQDLYFREHVDRIGIGSYAHRPMPVDESTLDPSVTETAMPSMLPFTEDDFAPSWEESKLLLPALRQTKVEEGFNGIFSFTPDGQSLVGESADVRGFWLAEAIWVTHSAGIAKAVAELLVDGHAQVDVHDIDVHRFEEVQLAPSYVHETAQQNFVEVYDILHPLQPKLSPRDLRVTPFHVRQRELGAVFLEAGGWERPHWFEANAPLLKKLPHDALPPARDAWSAQFHSPIAAAEAWHTRNGVALYDMTPLKRVEISGPGALEFLQSLTTNQLAKSVGSVTYTLMLDSAGGVRSDVTVARLGQEEFQVGINGNIDVDHFVKHAPAGVRVRDITGGTCCIGAWGPLARDLVQPLSRDDFSHPGLKYFRARKARIAGVPVVAMRLSYVGELGWEIYTSADNGLRLWDALWTAGQPLGVIAAGRAAFTSLRLEKGYRLWGTDMTTEHDPYEAGVGFAVRPAKGDFLGRAAIEGRSEDTASRRLRCLTIDDGRTVVLGKEPVFVDGAAAGYVTSAAYGYTIGRPIAYAWLPASADVGSSVEIEYFGRRVAATVAAEPLVDPGMERIRR from the coding sequence ATGACCGCACCGAAAGTCGTGATCATCGGCGCCGGCATCGTCGGCGCGAACCTGGCCGACGAGCTGACCGCCCGCGGCTGGGCCGACGTCACCGTGCTCGACCAGGGCCCGCTGCCGCGCACCGGCGGGTCGACGTCGCACGCGCCCGGTCTGGTGTTCCAGACGAACGCGTCCAAGAGCATGACGGAGTTCGCGAAGTACACGGTCTCGAAGTTCCTGGAGCTGGACTGTTTCCTGCAGGTCGGCGGCATGGAGGTCGCGACGACCCCGGCGCGCTGGGAAGACCTGAAGCGCAAGCACGGCTGGGCGACGTCGTGGGGTGTGCCCGGCTCGCTCATCGACGCCGACGAATGCGTCCGCCGCTGGCCGCTGCTCGACGGTTCGCAGGTCTTCGGGGCGCTGCACACGCCGACCGACGGACTGGCGCGGGCCGCGAAGGCCGTGGCGGTGCTCGCCGACCGGGCCACCGCGCGAGGCGCTCGCTTCGTCGGGGCCACCAAGGTCACCGACGTCCTGCAGGAAGGCGGGCGCGTCACCGGCGTCCGGACCGACCAGGGCGACTTCCCGGCCGACATCGTCGTGTCCTGTGCCGGGTTCTGGGGCCGCGAGATCGGGGCGATGGTGGGCATGGACGTCCCGCTGCTGCCGCTCGCGCACCAGTACGTCAAAACCGGGCGGGTCGACGAGCTGGTCGGGCGCAACACCGAAGCGGTCGAAGCGAGCCTGCCGATCCTGCGGCACCAGGACCAGGACCTCTACTTCCGCGAGCACGTCGACCGGATCGGCATCGGCTCCTACGCGCACCGGCCGATGCCGGTCGACGAGTCCACTTTGGACCCGTCGGTGACCGAGACCGCCATGCCGTCGATGCTGCCCTTCACCGAGGACGACTTCGCGCCGTCGTGGGAAGAGAGCAAGCTGCTGCTGCCCGCGCTGCGGCAGACCAAGGTCGAGGAGGGCTTCAACGGCATCTTCTCGTTCACCCCCGACGGCCAGTCGCTGGTAGGCGAGTCGGCCGACGTCCGCGGGTTCTGGCTGGCGGAGGCGATCTGGGTGACGCACTCCGCGGGCATCGCCAAGGCCGTCGCGGAGCTGCTCGTCGACGGGCATGCGCAAGTCGACGTGCACGACATCGACGTCCACCGCTTCGAAGAGGTCCAGCTCGCGCCGTCCTACGTGCACGAGACGGCGCAGCAGAACTTCGTCGAGGTCTACGACATCCTGCACCCGTTGCAGCCCAAGCTTTCCCCGCGGGACCTGCGCGTGACGCCGTTCCACGTCCGGCAGCGCGAGCTGGGCGCGGTGTTCCTGGAGGCGGGCGGCTGGGAGCGGCCGCACTGGTTCGAGGCCAACGCGCCGCTGCTGAAGAAGCTGCCGCACGACGCGCTGCCGCCGGCGCGGGACGCGTGGTCGGCGCAGTTCCACTCGCCGATCGCGGCGGCCGAAGCGTGGCACACGCGCAACGGGGTCGCTCTCTACGACATGACGCCGTTGAAGCGCGTGGAGATCAGCGGCCCGGGCGCGCTGGAGTTCCTGCAGTCGCTGACCACGAACCAGCTGGCCAAGTCCGTCGGCTCGGTGACCTACACGCTGATGCTCGATTCCGCCGGTGGTGTCCGGAGTGACGTCACGGTCGCCCGGCTCGGCCAGGAAGAGTTCCAGGTCGGCATCAACGGGAACATCGACGTCGACCACTTCGTGAAGCACGCGCCGGCCGGCGTGCGGGTCCGGGACATCACCGGCGGGACGTGCTGCATCGGCGCCTGGGGCCCGCTCGCGCGGGACCTCGTGCAGCCGCTGAGCCGGGACGACTTCTCGCACCCGGGCTTGAAGTACTTCCGGGCCCGCAAGGCGCGGATCGCCGGGGTGCCGGTGGTCGCGATGCGGCTGTCCTACGTGGGCGAACTCGGCTGGGAGATCTACACGAGCGCGGACAACGGCCTGCGGCTGTGGGACGCGCTGTGGACGGCCGGGCAGCCCCTCGGCGTCATCGCGGCCGGGCGCGCGGCGTTCACCAGCCTGCGGCTGGAGAAGGGCTACCGGCTGTGGGGCACCGACATGACGACCGAGCACGACCCGTACGAAGCCGGCGTGGGGTTCGCGGTGCGTCCGGCCAAGGGCGACTTCCTCGGGCGGGCGGCGATCGAGGGACGCAGTGAGGACACCGCGTCCCGGCGGCTGCGGTGCCTCACGATCGACGACGGCCGCACGGTCGTGCTGGGCAAGGAACCGGTGTTCGTCGACGGGGCCGCCGCGGGCTACGTCACGAGCGCGGCGTACGGCTACACGATCGGCCGGCCGATCGCCTACGCCTGGCTCCCGGCGTCGGCGGACGTCGGCAGCAGCGTCGAAATCGAGTACTTCGGCCGCCGGGTCGCGGCCACCGTGGCCGCCGAGCCGCTGGTCGACCCCGGCATGGAACGAATCCGGCGCTGA
- a CDS encoding MFS transporter: protein MIRRPGAVLALLAFAQLIISLDYNIVYVALPDIGRELGFSAQSLQWVVSAYAVAFGGFLLLGGRACDLFGPRRVFAVGCVLYAGSSLAGGLAAGPGLLVGARAGQGLGGALLFPATLTLVGTVFAAGRDRNRAFAVWGTAGGSGMILGSLLGGVLTQAFGWAAVFFVNVPLAAAAVVLAFALLPVAPARAPGRRFDLAGALTATLGTTSAVFALVEGPELGWTSGVVLGAAGAGAALLAAFAVIERRGRDPLLPPRLLRERNLGTGVVVAFLYMGTFGTLLYFLTGYFQGVQGYGALATGLAFGVPMVAIAAGSQAAGRLATRYGTRPTLVVSLGIGGAGAVLLGLSMTSSASYVALVPALVVLGLGQGAGYTLMFGAAAAGIPQSAQGIASGVASTAQQVGGTVGLAVFVAVANAGTAGLTGEALRAATVDGLRTAVLLAAAGIALTALAALRFSGSRPVTKVPA from the coding sequence GTGATCCGCCGTCCGGGCGCGGTGCTGGCGCTGCTGGCGTTCGCGCAGCTGATCATCTCCCTCGACTACAACATCGTGTACGTGGCACTGCCGGACATCGGCCGCGAACTCGGCTTCTCCGCCCAGAGCCTGCAGTGGGTGGTGAGCGCGTACGCCGTGGCGTTCGGCGGGTTCCTCCTGCTGGGCGGCCGGGCGTGCGACCTGTTCGGCCCGCGCCGGGTGTTCGCCGTCGGGTGCGTGCTCTACGCCGGGTCGTCGCTGGCGGGCGGGCTGGCCGCCGGCCCCGGCCTGCTCGTCGGCGCCCGGGCCGGGCAGGGCCTGGGCGGGGCGCTGCTCTTCCCCGCGACGCTGACCCTGGTCGGCACGGTGTTCGCGGCCGGCCGTGACCGCAACCGCGCGTTCGCGGTCTGGGGCACCGCGGGCGGCAGCGGGATGATCCTCGGCTCCCTGCTCGGCGGCGTGCTGACGCAGGCGTTCGGCTGGGCGGCGGTGTTCTTCGTGAACGTCCCGCTGGCCGCGGCGGCCGTGGTGCTCGCCTTCGCGCTCCTGCCCGTCGCCCCGGCGCGGGCACCCGGCCGCCGGTTCGACCTCGCCGGCGCGCTGACGGCGACCCTCGGGACGACGTCGGCGGTGTTCGCCCTGGTCGAGGGCCCGGAGCTGGGCTGGACTTCGGGGGTGGTCCTGGGTGCGGCCGGGGCGGGTGCCGCGTTGCTGGCCGCGTTCGCCGTGATCGAGCGCCGGGGCCGCGACCCGCTACTGCCCCCGCGGCTGCTGCGGGAGCGCAACCTCGGCACCGGCGTGGTCGTGGCGTTCCTCTACATGGGCACGTTCGGGACGCTGCTGTACTTCCTGACCGGGTACTTCCAGGGCGTGCAGGGCTACGGCGCGCTGGCGACCGGGCTGGCGTTCGGCGTGCCGATGGTCGCGATCGCGGCGGGTTCGCAGGCGGCCGGCCGCTTGGCCACCCGCTACGGCACGCGTCCGACGCTGGTGGTTTCCCTGGGCATCGGCGGCGCGGGCGCGGTGCTGCTGGGGCTGTCGATGACTTCGTCGGCGTCCTACGTGGCGCTGGTCCCGGCGCTGGTGGTGCTGGGGCTGGGCCAGGGAGCGGGGTACACGCTGATGTTCGGCGCGGCGGCGGCCGGGATTCCGCAGTCCGCGCAGGGAATCGCGTCCGGGGTGGCGTCGACGGCCCAGCAGGTCGGCGGGACGGTGGGCCTGGCGGTGTTCGTCGCGGTGGCCAACGCGGGCACCGCGGGGCTCACCGGCGAGGCGTTGCGAGCGGCCACAGTGGACGGTCTCCGCACGGCGGTCCTGCTGGCGGCCGCCGGAATCGCGCTGACGGCCTTGGCCGCCCTCCGCTTCAGCGGCTCCCGGCCGGTCACGAAGGTCCCGGCCTGA
- a CDS encoding S1C family serine protease produces MSEYDRGPRGGGEYPYGYGQGEYPQGQGYYDQQPYDQQQYYGQQPYNHQYGQARDQWGRPYPPQYTQPQGFHGPDGYGYPPPVPAPPRRRPLRALTVVAVALAVVAGLGIGHLISASNSPSASGNQNFGFSGQPSASNTTLDADAVAAKVNPAIVNVNTELGLQGAAAAGTGIVLTADGEVLTNNHVVAGATSIKVTSIGTGDTYQAHVVGYDRSEDIAVIQLEDASGLPTASIGDSSTVKVGDQILGLGNAGGRGGDPVPAPGTVTALDQSITASDESSGSSEQLTGLIQVRANIESGDSGGPLVNANAQVVGVDTAASTGYQLNGRRSGAGGQGFAIPINQAIDIAHRIVAGTASDKIHIGKTAFIGVSVSDAPGQGARVREVVSRGPAQQAGLAAGDVITAIDGKAIDSATTLTSVMDTHHPGDKLTLTVSDASGGQQQVQVTAAEGPVG; encoded by the coding sequence ATGAGCGAGTACGACCGAGGACCGCGGGGCGGCGGCGAGTACCCGTACGGCTACGGCCAGGGCGAGTACCCGCAGGGTCAGGGCTACTACGACCAGCAGCCCTACGACCAGCAGCAGTACTACGGGCAGCAGCCGTACAACCACCAGTACGGCCAGGCCCGCGACCAGTGGGGCCGCCCGTACCCGCCCCAGTACACCCAGCCCCAGGGCTTCCACGGCCCCGACGGGTACGGCTACCCGCCGCCCGTTCCGGCACCGCCGCGCCGGCGTCCGCTGCGGGCCCTGACCGTCGTCGCGGTCGCCCTCGCCGTGGTCGCCGGGCTCGGCATCGGCCACCTCATCTCCGCCTCGAACAGCCCCTCCGCGAGCGGCAACCAGAACTTCGGGTTCTCCGGGCAGCCCAGCGCGTCCAACACCACGCTCGACGCCGACGCCGTGGCCGCGAAGGTCAACCCGGCCATCGTCAACGTCAACACCGAGCTCGGCCTGCAGGGCGCGGCCGCCGCCGGCACCGGCATCGTGCTCACCGCGGACGGCGAGGTGCTCACGAACAACCACGTCGTCGCCGGCGCGACCAGCATCAAGGTCACCAGCATCGGCACCGGGGACACGTACCAGGCCCACGTCGTGGGGTACGACCGCAGCGAGGACATCGCGGTCATCCAGCTCGAGGACGCGTCCGGCCTGCCCACCGCGAGCATCGGCGACTCCTCGACGGTCAAGGTCGGCGACCAGATCCTCGGCCTCGGCAACGCCGGCGGCCGCGGCGGCGACCCCGTGCCGGCGCCCGGCACGGTGACCGCGCTGGACCAGTCGATCACCGCCTCCGACGAGTCCAGCGGGTCGTCCGAGCAGCTCACCGGGCTCATCCAGGTCCGCGCGAACATCGAGTCCGGCGACTCCGGTGGCCCGCTCGTCAACGCGAACGCGCAGGTCGTCGGCGTCGACACCGCCGCGTCCACCGGGTACCAGCTCAACGGCCGCCGCAGCGGCGCCGGTGGCCAGGGCTTCGCCATCCCGATCAACCAGGCCATCGACATCGCGCACCGGATCGTCGCGGGCACCGCGTCGGACAAGATCCACATCGGCAAGACGGCGTTCATCGGCGTCTCGGTGTCGGACGCGCCGGGCCAGGGCGCCCGGGTCCGCGAGGTCGTCTCCCGCGGCCCGGCGCAGCAGGCGGGCCTCGCGGCCGGGGACGTGATCACCGCCATCGACGGCAAGGCGATCGACTCGGCGACGACCCTGACGAGCGTGATGGACACCCACCACCCGGGCGACAAGCTGACGCTGACCGTGTCGGACGCTTCCGGCGGGCAGCAGCAGGTTCAGGTGACGGCGGCCGAGGGGCCCGTGGGCTGA
- a CDS encoding MarR family winged helix-turn-helix transcriptional regulator encodes MSDVAEQGLVQEWHELLARYSAVFTTLECRLQERHGIGANEFEALERLATCDFKCRSADLTGAIHLSQSATSRLVARLEREGLVERALCEVDRRGIFVTLTDAGRERYLAAKRTHREVLNETLR; translated from the coding sequence GTGAGCGACGTCGCTGAACAGGGTCTGGTCCAGGAGTGGCACGAGTTGCTGGCCCGCTACTCGGCCGTGTTCACCACGCTCGAGTGCCGCCTGCAGGAGCGCCACGGGATCGGCGCGAACGAGTTCGAGGCCCTGGAACGGCTCGCGACCTGCGACTTCAAGTGCCGCTCGGCCGACCTCACCGGAGCCATCCACCTCAGCCAGAGCGCCACTTCGCGGCTGGTCGCCCGCCTCGAGAGGGAAGGCCTGGTCGAGCGCGCGCTGTGCGAGGTGGACCGGCGCGGCATCTTCGTCACCCTCACCGACGCCGGCCGGGAGCGGTACCTCGCGGCGAAGCGGACGCACCGCGAGGTGCTCAACGAGACGCTGCGCTGA
- a CDS encoding MFS transporter produces the protein MSSSVSLSTTSTRWDARLWGVLLTVSIVIGLDALDVSMVGVALPAIQADLGLSTNALQWVVSGYVLGYGGLLLLGGRTADLLGRRRVFLVAVAVFALASLLGGLVDDGALLIASRFIKGLAAAFTAPAALSIITTTFQEGPARNKAISIFAVFGASGYSAGLVFSGLLTEVGWRWTFLLPAPIALVALVAAGKLIPAYAREEGRGYDFPGAITGAAGSLLLVFGVVEAPEIGWAAPRTLITFAVALALLVTFVVIEKRSSHPLLRLGILRSGPLARANLGGALFFGAYIGFQFVVMLYLQRVLGWSALQTALGFLPAALIVAFGSPRIEPLIDRVGTPRTIFAGVVAHVIGYALFLRIDEHSGYAGSVLPSMILLGIGFTLAFSSLNIQATAGIPDSEQGLAGGLLNTSLQVGGAIGLAVVTAVLTANGGREASPAALLTGLTPALSVVTGIAVLGLLIAISGLVARKQPVEEPVAEPADLLALAD, from the coding sequence ATGAGCTCTTCCGTGTCCTTGTCCACCACCTCGACCCGGTGGGACGCACGTCTCTGGGGTGTCCTGCTCACCGTTTCGATCGTCATCGGCCTCGACGCGCTCGACGTGTCGATGGTCGGGGTCGCGCTCCCCGCCATCCAGGCCGACCTCGGCCTGTCCACCAACGCGCTGCAATGGGTCGTCAGCGGCTACGTCCTGGGCTACGGCGGGCTGCTGCTGCTCGGCGGGCGCACCGCCGACCTGCTCGGCCGCCGCCGTGTGTTCCTCGTGGCCGTCGCCGTGTTCGCGCTGGCCTCGCTGCTCGGCGGGCTCGTCGACGACGGCGCGCTGCTCATCGCGAGCCGCTTCATCAAGGGGCTGGCCGCCGCGTTCACCGCGCCGGCCGCGCTGTCCATCATCACCACGACGTTCCAGGAGGGCCCGGCCCGCAACAAGGCGATCAGCATCTTCGCCGTGTTCGGCGCCAGCGGGTACTCCGCCGGGCTCGTGTTCTCCGGCCTGCTGACCGAGGTCGGCTGGCGCTGGACGTTCCTGCTGCCCGCGCCGATCGCGCTGGTCGCCCTGGTGGCGGCGGGGAAGCTGATTCCGGCCTACGCCCGGGAAGAGGGCCGCGGCTACGACTTCCCGGGCGCCATCACCGGCGCCGCCGGTTCGCTGCTGCTGGTGTTCGGCGTCGTCGAGGCGCCCGAGATCGGCTGGGCCGCGCCGCGCACGCTGATCACCTTCGCCGTCGCGCTCGCGTTGCTGGTGACGTTCGTGGTCATCGAGAAGCGCAGCAGCCACCCGTTGCTGCGCCTGGGGATCCTTCGCTCGGGACCGCTGGCGAGGGCGAACCTCGGCGGTGCGCTGTTCTTCGGCGCGTACATCGGGTTCCAGTTCGTCGTGATGCTGTACTTGCAGCGGGTGCTCGGCTGGTCGGCGCTGCAGACCGCGCTCGGCTTCCTGCCAGCGGCGCTGATCGTGGCGTTCGGCTCCCCGCGCATCGAGCCGCTGATCGACCGGGTCGGCACGCCGCGCACGATCTTCGCGGGCGTCGTCGCGCACGTCATCGGCTACGCGTTGTTCCTGCGGATCGACGAGCACTCGGGCTACGCGGGCAGCGTCCTGCCGAGCATGATCCTGCTCGGCATCGGCTTCACGCTGGCGTTCTCCTCGCTCAACATCCAGGCCACGGCCGGGATTCCGGACAGCGAGCAGGGGCTGGCGGGCGGCCTGCTGAACACGTCGCTGCAGGTGGGCGGCGCGATCGGGCTCGCGGTGGTGACGGCGGTCCTGACCGCGAACGGCGGCCGCGAGGCCTCCCCGGCGGCGCTGCTCACCGGCCTGACGCCGGCGCTGAGCGTGGTCACCGGCATCGCGGTCCTGGGCCTGCTGATCGCGATCAGCGGCCTGGTGGCCCGCAAGCAGCCGGTCGAAGAACCGGTCGCGGAGCCGGCGGACCTGCTGGCCCTCGCCGACTGA
- a CDS encoding cyclodeaminase/cyclohydrolase family protein, with amino-acid sequence MRDQILSDFLKTLASDASPGGGATAALHVAQAAALVGKASPDGREAGALSMHALRLAEKEAHAAAILGRARRLPPGEARDSAVAEARRRACEPAAEVIRAAAAVLDLADRVPPDPLVATDLTAVAETARAAATTAGVSIEIHSGAVAGPEVAAVCEHADRLTAAAREVVVPA; translated from the coding sequence ATGCGTGACCAGATCCTGAGCGACTTCCTCAAGACCCTCGCGTCCGACGCCTCTCCGGGCGGCGGCGCGACGGCGGCACTGCACGTCGCCCAGGCCGCGGCGCTGGTCGGCAAGGCGTCGCCCGACGGGCGCGAAGCCGGGGCGCTGAGCATGCACGCGTTGCGGCTGGCGGAGAAGGAGGCACACGCGGCGGCCATCCTCGGCCGGGCGCGCCGGCTGCCGCCCGGTGAAGCGCGGGACTCCGCGGTGGCCGAAGCCCGCCGCCGCGCGTGCGAACCGGCGGCGGAGGTGATCAGGGCCGCGGCGGCGGTGCTGGACCTGGCGGACCGGGTGCCACCGGACCCGCTGGTGGCCACGGACCTGACGGCGGTGGCGGAGACGGCCAGGGCCGCCGCGACGACGGCCGGGGTGAGCATCGAGATCCACTCCGGCGCCGTCGCCGGGCCCGAAGTGGCCGCGGTGTGCGAGCACGCGGACCGCTTGACGGCCGCGGCCAGGGAGGTGGTGGTCCCGGCGTAA